A genomic region of Serratia fonticola contains the following coding sequences:
- the ccmA gene encoding cytochrome c biogenesis heme-transporting ATPase CcmA, with the protein MLEAKSLSCVRDERTLFDGLSFLVAPGDIIQVEGPNGAGKTSLLRILAGLAQPDSGEVLWQGANTRQQRDRYHQDLLFLGHQPGIKSMLTPFENLQFYQAVGQQPNHQAIWQALEQVGLVGYEDLPVAQLSAGQQRRVALARLWLSTSPLWILDEPLTAIDKQGVVELIALFEQHAQQGGMVLLTTHQDLTGTHRAVRKIRLAETRAEIA; encoded by the coding sequence ATGCTGGAAGCCAAAAGTCTCAGTTGTGTCCGTGACGAGCGAACCCTGTTTGATGGGTTAAGTTTTTTGGTGGCTCCGGGTGACATTATTCAGGTCGAAGGGCCCAATGGTGCCGGTAAAACCAGCCTGTTGCGTATTCTGGCCGGGTTGGCACAGCCAGACAGTGGCGAAGTGCTGTGGCAAGGTGCCAATACCCGGCAGCAGCGCGATCGCTATCATCAGGATTTGCTGTTTCTGGGGCACCAGCCAGGGATAAAATCCATGCTGACCCCGTTTGAAAATCTGCAATTTTATCAGGCCGTTGGGCAACAGCCTAATCATCAGGCTATCTGGCAGGCGTTGGAGCAAGTGGGGCTGGTTGGCTATGAAGACCTACCGGTGGCGCAGCTTTCCGCCGGGCAACAACGGCGCGTTGCGCTGGCACGCTTATGGCTCAGCACCAGCCCACTGTGGATCCTGGATGAACCGCTGACGGCGATTGATAAACAGGGCGTAGTGGAGCTGATCGCACTCTTCGAGCAACATGCGCAACAGGGGGGCATGGTACTGTTGACCACGCATCAAGATTTAACCGGTACACATCGGGCGGTAAGGAAGATCCGCCTGGCAGAAACCCGTGCGGAGATTGCCTGA